The Porphyrobacter sp. LM 6 sequence CTGATCAACGAGCGCATCCGCGAGGAGCGCGCGCGCGGGCGGCGTGTCGTCGCGGCGGTCGAAACCGGATACAAGGAAGCCAGCCGCGCGATCGCCGATGCGAACGCGACCAACGTGATCTCCGGGATCGCGCTGTTCGCCTTCGGCTCTGGGCCGGTCAAGGGCTTCGCCGTCGTGCTGGTGATCGGCATCATCACCTCGGTCTTCACCGGGGTGACGCTCACCCGCATGCTCGTCGCCGGATGGCTGCGCAAGGCGCGCCCCAACGACATCACGATTTAAGGAGCACGAGACGATGAAACTCCTGAAGCTCGTCCCCGACAACACCAATATCAAGTTCCTCAAGCTGCGCGTTCCGTTCTTCGTCATCAGTCTCGTGCTGATCTTCGGAAGCTGGGCTGCGGTGGCGGTCAACGGCCTCAACTTCGGGGTCGACTTTGCCGGCGGCCAGGAAGTTCGCATGACTTTCAAGGAGCGCGAGCAGGCACCGATCCCGTCCTTGCGCGAGCTCGTCGGCGGGCTCGGCTATGGCGAACCCGTGGTGCAGGAATTCGGCGCACCCAACCAGGTGTCGATCCGCGTTGCTCTACCGGAAGGCGCCGAGGACACACCGGGCGCCGCCACCGCGATCGGTGCGAAAGTGATCGCAGCTGTTGCCAAGGAATACCCCGACGTCCGCACCGACGGTAACGATACCGTCTCGGGCAAGGTCGCGGGCGAATTCCGCAACCAGGCAATCCTTGCGCTGCTGGCAGCGATGGCGGCGGTGTCCTTCTACATCTGGGTGCGCTTCGAATGGCAGTTCGGCGTCGGCGCGATGTTCGCGCTGGTGCACGACGTCTCGGTGACGGTGGGCCTGTTCGCACTCACCCAGATGGAATTCAGCCTCCAGATCGTCGCCGCGATCCTTGCGATCATCGGCTATTCATTGAACGACACCATCGTCGTCTATGACCGCATCCGCGAGAACCTGAAAAAGTTCC is a genomic window containing:
- the secF gene encoding protein translocase subunit SecF: MKLLKLVPDNTNIKFLKLRVPFFVISLVLIFGSWAAVAVNGLNFGVDFAGGQEVRMTFKEREQAPIPSLRELVGGLGYGEPVVQEFGAPNQVSIRVALPEGAEDTPGAATAIGAKVIAAVAKEYPDVRTDGNDTVSGKVAGEFRNQAILALLAAMAAVSFYIWVRFEWQFGVGAMFALVHDVSVTVGLFALTQMEFSLQIVAAILAIIGYSLNDTIVVYDRIRENLKKFRKMPLAELLDLSVNETLARTVMTSLTLFVALIPLLFFGPPSLFGMVAAITVGLFIGTYSSIYMAGPLLIWMGVTSDSFVPQESATDRQEKIARGEA